A single genomic interval of Spinacia oleracea cultivar Varoflay chromosome 6, BTI_SOV_V1, whole genome shotgun sequence harbors:
- the LOC110777552 gene encoding uncharacterized protein, whose translation MESPSRTLTLLPPPHSPSSSTTYRRRRSSSDSANSPEFEFSNIGCDPQTTLLSADELFSDGFLLPLHHLHPHRLPEVEPDIAQNEPETGPSEPSALITSSSSSNSILSASKRWREIFKRADKKPEINSEDKPEKLEKRREKEKKNGFSGHGNSSAELNINIWPFSRSRSAGNNSGRSRPVAQSNRKVSSAPCSRSNSSGESKSRKSWPVSSPGRAGVHLGRTSPVWQVRKTGSVNRAPNGGSSSKGRVLKLNVPVCIPYRQNLSCRSDESGGDGGGNGLVSGGGGGSGGNLFSLRGLFSKKSTVLTV comes from the coding sequence ATGGAGTCTCCTTCAAGAACTCTTACTCTCTTACCACCACCTCATTCTCCGTCGTCCTCCACCACCTACAGGCGCCGCCGCAGCAGCAGTGACTCAGCGAACTCACCCGAGTTCGAGTTCTCCAATATCGGTTGCGATCCACAAACCACTCTTCTTTCCGCTGATGAGCTCTTCTCTGATGGCTTCCTCCTCCCCCTTCACCACCTTCATCCTCACCGATTACCAGAAGTTGAACCGGATATCGCTCAAAATGAGCCGGAAACCGGTCCATCTGAACCCTCGGCTTTGATCACTTCCTCATCCTCCAGTAACTCGATATTAAGCGCTTCGAAGCGGTGGAGAGAGATCTTCAAACGAGCTGATAAAAAACCGGAAATCAATTCAGAAGATAAACCGGAAAAGCTtgagaagaggagagagaaagagaagaagaacGGTTTCAGTGGTCATGGAAATAGTTCAGCCGAGCTAAATATTAACATTTGGCCGTTTTCAAGAAGCCGGTCAGCGGGGAATAACTCAGGACGGTCTAGACCGGTGGCTCAATCTAATCGGAAAGTGAGCAGTGCGCCTTGTTCCAGAAGCAATTCTTCAGGTGAGTCCAAATCACGGAAATCTTGGCCCGTGAGTAGTCCGGGTCGGGCTGGGGTTCATTTGGGCCGAACCAGCCCCGTTTGGCAAGTTAGAAAAACGGGTTCAGTAAACAGAGCGCCCAATGGTGGCAGTTCAAGTAAAGGCCGGGTTTTAAAGCTGAACGTTCCGGTTTGTatcccgtatcgacagaatttGAGTTGTCGAAGCGATGAAAGTGGCGGCGACGGTGGCGGAAATGGTCTCGTaagtggtggtggcggtggtaGTGGTGGTAATTTGTTTAGTTTGCGTGGGTTGTTTAGTAAGAAAAGTACCGTTTTAACGGTTTAA